The genomic interval ATCAGTAGacaaagaatttattaattaattttcgaTCGTGCTATGTTCAATTATCTGTGTTATCTATAAGAATTGAGATACAAACTTTATATATTCACATGTGAGAAGTCTAGTTAGCTCTGATTAGAGGACAAGCCCATTTGTAAAGATGAAcattgatattataaattgaataattaataggAACTCTAATCCCAAAGGTGCATAAAATTGCTCAAAAACCGAATGCTACTGATGTGGGTTACAGAGCTTGTAGTTGTGGACGAGTCTTGGATCACAAACTTCTAGAGCATAGTGCAGATCTTCAAACTAATCTTGATTGCAATGCAAGTCACATAATGCTGAAACCCCGACAAGATCAGGGTCCTAAGCATGATCGCTAATATTCATCTAAATAAAATCTCATAGATGCTtcataaaaatgttttaaataagTACAGGGATTTGTGCTAAGAATATATATCCCGATGCATATGTGTCGTAAGAGTGGCTATTCACTTTGTTTGGGTTGCACTTCAAAACGGGCTTAGAAATTGATGCAAGTCATGCAGCTATCAACAATTTTGTACAgagaaaggggaaaaaaaaaataattatggaCTCCACTTCACACAATACTGCAATGTTAATGTAAACTCATTACTTCAGATAGTGTTCAGATTTAAGAATCTTCCAACAAATGAATGACtaagaattattaatattctcaGCTATATAACAATTCAAACCTTGTGAGAATAATAAACACTCAAAATCAATGAAATTAAGAAACGTATAATCTATGCACAGCCAAAGCGGTCACGCCACTCCAAAAACACAAGCGTGGCGCTGTAATGAGCCAAAGCACCAAACACAACAAACACATGAAATATTTGATGGCTGTGGCCAGCAAGATCAAACCACCCAGGCTTCCATCTTTCAGGAATTCTTGTCACATAAACCATGGTCCCTGTCAAATAAAACAGAGCCATGGCTGACTCATAAGCTAAGGTAATGTCACGTTTTGGGTTGTTCCAGTTGACGATTGCGGCGTGGATCGCAGGGACGAACCCGAAGAACCCCATTGAACAGAAGAGTAAGGCTCGAAAAGCCCGGAATTTTCCGGCTGACAGTGCTGGTGATAGTAGTGTTACAATTGTGAAAATTCCCAAGGCTGTGACGCCACCAAGGTAAATGAAATGCCAACGAGGTTCACATTGGAAAATGTAGTAGATTGGTGGGAAAAATGAGGTGATGATCATGACTGTGATCCCTGAGTAGTCGATCCGCAATAGTAAGATGTTTAAGCGACGAGAATGGCAACAAAAGAGATGGCAAATGCTGCTTGACAGAAGGCAGAACATTGATCCTGCTAAGAACACCAGGAATGGCCACCGGGTTACTGGCGTTGTTGCTGGGGGGATATTAGCGCCCATTTCCGAGGATGCTATTTGCTTCAAATCAACGAGATTTTTTGCGCCCCCGCCCTGCAATTTGTTTACTAGTTTtagttagtttaatttttggcATCAAGCAAAAATGGAAATGAAATTGTATGGTTATAATGATGAAGAGACTATACCGTGAAGAAACCATTAGAACCGTGAGAAACATTTGTATCCCCACTATTAGGAAAAGACctgcaaaaaataatttgaaatgttACGCAAGCTAATCTTGAGCATGGTACTAATAAACACTACAAAAAGAATTTACACAAATTATTTATAGAATTATGGGATGCTGGCCTGAAAACAGAGCCATTTCTCACAAGGAAATTTCTCTTGGAATTTTGCTacttcttatcatttttattattactacctTACCATTTGCCTTAAAATTACtactttaacttttaatttcttcatttttcagtCCAGTAATGACCAAATTTCACTAGTGATAAATCAAgattattcataaatttttcttatccaCAGCCAAAATTCACTAGAGATGAAGAAAACCAAGTTTGACTAAAGAATTAGCCCAAATTGTTTCAATTCATAAaagtttataaagaaaatataacccaaaaaaaaaaaaaaatttgacctAACCTGGTAAAGAAGCTAACGAGACCCGCAACTTGAGGTACCTCCATCAAATTCGCCACAGTCAATgccacaaaaataataaaaccaatTAAATGCCTGAAAGTAAAAAGCCAAGAAGCCAAACAAGTCAGTGAATATAtaagaaaagagaaacaataaaatgaaaaattgaaaaaaaaaattatcataattcaAGAGCACATACGTCCAAACATTAAGAGTTTCATTGTGCCACCGGAAAATACTGAAGAGGGCTTCCTTGATAGGCCAATTAGCTCTGTAATAATGAAGTACGTACTCATTATCTTTCATGTACTCTGGTAACTCCCAAAACGACACCAGCCCATACCGTTTCGGTTTTGCTTTGCTTTCTTGATGATCCTTATTCTCGACCTTGTTAACATTTTGATCCGACGAAGAAATGGGATAAAGGgttgatgttgttgttgtttcttGATTCATTTTCCTTCTGGTAATTTCTCTCAAACTCATGGCCTGATGCCAAATTCAATTATGCTTAGAGGTGATGATTTTACAGGGTTGTTGGTAAGAGAGATACTTATAGAGAGAATTAATAGAGTGATGTGAAATTAATGGAGCCTACCATTTATTGAAGATTTTTGGGAAGATAAGAGAAGAGAGGAGATGACACAACACATTAAACAGAACAGAAGAGCAGCTGCTAGCTAACTGCACCAACTGCCAACATTTAAAGAGTTTCCCACAAGTTAGTTTGGAGTTGCATGCAAATTTTAAAGCGTGTTCAAATTGAAGTTGAAGTTGTTAGgttaacaataaattttgggtCTTCTTGATTCATGGGGGATCAAAAGTGGTGGGTGTATATACCACAAAATTGAGATAGCTTCTTTTATTAGTGTATTAATTTAGTGTCTTCATATGATAGTTACGTGttagaaaatagtcaaaaaTACAatgtatatttgtttttatggGTAAACTtgtattaatttactaatatgatctgaa from Citrus sinensis cultivar Valencia sweet orange chromosome 9, DVS_A1.0, whole genome shotgun sequence carries:
- the LOC102618419 gene encoding heptahelical transmembrane protein 1 — protein: MSLREITRRKMNQETTTTSTLYPISSSDQNVNKVENKDHQESKAKPKRYGLVSFWELPEYMKDNEYVLHYYRANWPIKEALFSIFRWHNETLNVWTHLIGFIIFVALTVANLMEVPQVAGLVSFFTRSFPNSGDTNVSHGSNGFFTGGGAKNLVDLKQIASSEMGANIPPATTPVTRWPFLVFLAGSMFCLLSSSICHLFCCHSRRLNILLLRIDYSGITVMIITSFFPPIYYIFQCEPRWHFIYLGGVTALGIFTIVTLLSPALSAGKFRAFRALLFCSMGFFGFVPAIHAAIVNWNNPKRDITLAYESAMALFYLTGTMVYVTRIPERWKPGWFDLAGHSHQIFHVFVVFGALAHYSATLVFLEWRDRFGCA